The Coffea arabica cultivar ET-39 chromosome 4e, Coffea Arabica ET-39 HiFi, whole genome shotgun sequence genome includes a window with the following:
- the LOC140005964 gene encoding uncharacterized protein isoform X2, translating to MPRKGNYRVDYEDDYDAYEDYEYYDNDNDYDYGYNANENGVVPETKEIQEAAKIGIWRCPICTYDNEDDMSACEICGVLRNPLVKGHSKSSSGPAPYKFDGPSPDDLVSSGMHSSTLGSKANFKTSSSPDVSRKEKELKIEVEREITIEGHDSSSASTSKEKGPLLKIEGKRQTISGDMMKMSISSKSGSAKNANRARASVSAPFKPEKWMLPDQIEDKLSQLNLAIVGHVDSGKSTLSGRLLHLLGRISQKEFHKYEREAKQLGKGSFAYAWALDESAEERERGITMTVAVAFFDTKKYHIVLLDSPGHKDFVPNMISGATQADAAILVIDASVGAFEAGMDASGGQTREHTQLIRSFGADQIIVAVNKMDAVEYSRERFDIIKQKLGVFLRSCSFKESSILWIPMSAMENQNLVDVPSDTRLSWYQGLCLLDAIDSLQPPVRDYSKPLLLPICDVIKSQSQGQLSVVGKVENGALRSGYKVLVMPSGEIATVRSLERDNHVCNIARAGDNVTVSLQGVDPNRVTAGGVLCHPDFPVAVSKHFELKIVVLDVTTPILIGSQLEFHIHHTKEVARVVKILSLLDPKTGKVSKKSPRCLLSKQNAVIEVALEEEVCVEEYSRCKALGRVSLRASGRTIALGVVTKIVQNEQ from the exons ATGCCTCGTAAGGGAAATTATCGAGTTGATTATGAAGATGACTATGATGCGTATGAAGATTATGAGTACTATGACAACGACAATGACTATGATTATGGTTACAATGCCAACGAAAATG GTGTAGTGCCTGAGACTAAGGAAATACAAGAAGCGGCGAAGATTGGGATTTGGCGCTGTCCAATATGTACATATGATAATGAAGATGATATGTCTGCATGTGAAATATGTGGGGTCCTTCGTAATCCACTGGTTAAGGGCCATAGTAAGAGTAGTTCTGGCCCAG CCCCTTATAAGTTTGATGGTCCTTCTCCAGATGACTTGGTGTCAAGTGGAATGCATTCCTCCACACTGGGTTCTaaag CCAATTTTAAGACTTCTTCATCGCCAGATGtttctagaaaagaaaaagagcttAAGATTGAAGTAGAAAGAGAAATAACTATTGAAGGGCATGATAGCTCTTCTGCATCAACATCAAAGGAGAAGGGTCCTCTTTTAAAGATTGAGGGCAAACGTCAAACCATTTCTGGTGATATGATGAAGATGTCAATATCTTCGAAGTCTGGAAGTGCAAAAAATGCCAATCGTGCAAGAGCTTCGGTAAGTGCACCATTTAAGCCTGAGAAATGGATGCTTCCTGACCAGATTGAAGATAAATTGAGTCAACTAAATCTCGCAATT GTCGGCCACGTTGATTCTGGAAAGTCCACACTCTCAGGAAGACTGCTGCATCTTTTAGGGCGTATATCCCAGAAGGAATTTCACAAATATGAGAGAGAGGCCAAACAACTG GGAAAAGGGTCCTTTGCTTATGCATGGGCATTAGATGAGAGTGCTGAAGAAAGAGAAAGGGGGATAACTATGACTGTAGCTGTTGCATTCTTCGATACCAAAAAATATCACATTGTTCTACTTGACTCACCTGGCCACAAAGACTTTGTTCCAAACATGATATCTGGGGCAACACAGGCCGATGCTGCAATTCTTGTTATTGATGCTTCAGTGGGTGCATTTGAAGCAGGAATGGATGCTTCTGGAGGGCAAACAAGGGAGCACACACAACTGATTAGAAGCTTTGGCGCAGATCAGATTATAGTTGCAGTTAACAAAATGGATGCTGTGGAATACTCCAGGGAGAGATTTGATATTATTAAGCAGAAGCTGGGTGTATTTCTTCGCTCCTGCAGTTTCAAGGAATCTTCTATATTGTGGATTCCCATGAGTGCCATGGAAAACCAAAATTTGGTTGATGTTCCTTCTGATACACGATTATCCTG GTACCAGGGACTTTGTCTGTTGGATGCAATAGATTCTCTCCAGCCTCCTGTTAGGGACTATTCAAAGCCTCTACTTCTGCCAATTTGTGATGTTATAAAGTCACAATCACAAGGACAACTGTCTGTAGTGGGGAAAGTGGAGAATGGAGCTCTTCGTTCTGGATACAAG GTTTTAGTTATGCCATCTGGAGAAATAGCAACAGTGCGTTCTTTGGAACGGGACAACCATGTCTGCAACATTGCGAGAGCTGGAGATAATGTGACAGTCAGTCTGCAAGGTGTTGATCCGAATCGAGTGACAGCTGGGGGTGTGTTGTGTCACCCTGATTTCCCTGTTGCAGTTTCTAAGCATTTCGAATTAAAGATTGTTGTGCTGGATGTTACAACTCCAATTCTGATTGGTTCTCAG TTGgaatttcacatacatcacacaAAGGAGGTAGCTAGAGTGGTCAAGATTTTGTCCCTGCTTGACCCAAAGACTGGAAAGGTGTCAAAGAAATCGCCAAGATGTCTGTTATCGAAGCAGAATGCTGTAATTGAG GTGGCTCTGGAAGAGGAGGTCTGCGTTGAAGAATACTCGAGATGTAAAGCCTTAGGAAGGGTATCCCTTAGAGCATCAGGGAGAACGATAGCGCTTGGTGTTGTTACTAAGATTGTACAAAATGAGCAGTAG
- the LOC140005964 gene encoding uncharacterized protein isoform X1 — MPRKGNYRVDYEDDYDAYEDYEYYDNDNDYDYGYNANENGVVPETKEIQEAAKIGIWRCPICTYDNEDDMSACEICGVLRNPLVKGHSKSSSGPVGGICKDSGVSIMAKSLFASLPQHKPKKAVVFEAKNGALLKGEPGNILGDFHDFHRAFSSQNKYKFNIAPYKFDGPSPDDLVSSGMHSSTLGSKANFKTSSSPDVSRKEKELKIEVEREITIEGHDSSSASTSKEKGPLLKIEGKRQTISGDMMKMSISSKSGSAKNANRARASVSAPFKPEKWMLPDQIEDKLSQLNLAIVGHVDSGKSTLSGRLLHLLGRISQKEFHKYEREAKQLGKGSFAYAWALDESAEERERGITMTVAVAFFDTKKYHIVLLDSPGHKDFVPNMISGATQADAAILVIDASVGAFEAGMDASGGQTREHTQLIRSFGADQIIVAVNKMDAVEYSRERFDIIKQKLGVFLRSCSFKESSILWIPMSAMENQNLVDVPSDTRLSWYQGLCLLDAIDSLQPPVRDYSKPLLLPICDVIKSQSQGQLSVVGKVENGALRSGYKVLVMPSGEIATVRSLERDNHVCNIARAGDNVTVSLQGVDPNRVTAGGVLCHPDFPVAVSKHFELKIVVLDVTTPILIGSQLEFHIHHTKEVARVVKILSLLDPKTGKVSKKSPRCLLSKQNAVIEVALEEEVCVEEYSRCKALGRVSLRASGRTIALGVVTKIVQNEQ, encoded by the exons ATGCCTCGTAAGGGAAATTATCGAGTTGATTATGAAGATGACTATGATGCGTATGAAGATTATGAGTACTATGACAACGACAATGACTATGATTATGGTTACAATGCCAACGAAAATG GTGTAGTGCCTGAGACTAAGGAAATACAAGAAGCGGCGAAGATTGGGATTTGGCGCTGTCCAATATGTACATATGATAATGAAGATGATATGTCTGCATGTGAAATATGTGGGGTCCTTCGTAATCCACTGGTTAAGGGCCATAGTAAGAGTAGTTCTGGCCCAG TTGGTGGCATATGCAAAGACTCTGGAGTATCCATAATGGCCAAGTCTCTTTTTGCATCATTGCCGCAACACAAACCCAAAAAGGCCGTAGTCTTTGAAGCAAAGAATGGTGCTCTTTTGAAAGGGGAACCTGGAAATATACTTGGGGACTTTCATGATTTCCATAGGGCTTTTAGCTCTCAAAACAAATACAAGTTTAATATAG CCCCTTATAAGTTTGATGGTCCTTCTCCAGATGACTTGGTGTCAAGTGGAATGCATTCCTCCACACTGGGTTCTaaag CCAATTTTAAGACTTCTTCATCGCCAGATGtttctagaaaagaaaaagagcttAAGATTGAAGTAGAAAGAGAAATAACTATTGAAGGGCATGATAGCTCTTCTGCATCAACATCAAAGGAGAAGGGTCCTCTTTTAAAGATTGAGGGCAAACGTCAAACCATTTCTGGTGATATGATGAAGATGTCAATATCTTCGAAGTCTGGAAGTGCAAAAAATGCCAATCGTGCAAGAGCTTCGGTAAGTGCACCATTTAAGCCTGAGAAATGGATGCTTCCTGACCAGATTGAAGATAAATTGAGTCAACTAAATCTCGCAATT GTCGGCCACGTTGATTCTGGAAAGTCCACACTCTCAGGAAGACTGCTGCATCTTTTAGGGCGTATATCCCAGAAGGAATTTCACAAATATGAGAGAGAGGCCAAACAACTG GGAAAAGGGTCCTTTGCTTATGCATGGGCATTAGATGAGAGTGCTGAAGAAAGAGAAAGGGGGATAACTATGACTGTAGCTGTTGCATTCTTCGATACCAAAAAATATCACATTGTTCTACTTGACTCACCTGGCCACAAAGACTTTGTTCCAAACATGATATCTGGGGCAACACAGGCCGATGCTGCAATTCTTGTTATTGATGCTTCAGTGGGTGCATTTGAAGCAGGAATGGATGCTTCTGGAGGGCAAACAAGGGAGCACACACAACTGATTAGAAGCTTTGGCGCAGATCAGATTATAGTTGCAGTTAACAAAATGGATGCTGTGGAATACTCCAGGGAGAGATTTGATATTATTAAGCAGAAGCTGGGTGTATTTCTTCGCTCCTGCAGTTTCAAGGAATCTTCTATATTGTGGATTCCCATGAGTGCCATGGAAAACCAAAATTTGGTTGATGTTCCTTCTGATACACGATTATCCTG GTACCAGGGACTTTGTCTGTTGGATGCAATAGATTCTCTCCAGCCTCCTGTTAGGGACTATTCAAAGCCTCTACTTCTGCCAATTTGTGATGTTATAAAGTCACAATCACAAGGACAACTGTCTGTAGTGGGGAAAGTGGAGAATGGAGCTCTTCGTTCTGGATACAAG GTTTTAGTTATGCCATCTGGAGAAATAGCAACAGTGCGTTCTTTGGAACGGGACAACCATGTCTGCAACATTGCGAGAGCTGGAGATAATGTGACAGTCAGTCTGCAAGGTGTTGATCCGAATCGAGTGACAGCTGGGGGTGTGTTGTGTCACCCTGATTTCCCTGTTGCAGTTTCTAAGCATTTCGAATTAAAGATTGTTGTGCTGGATGTTACAACTCCAATTCTGATTGGTTCTCAG TTGgaatttcacatacatcacacaAAGGAGGTAGCTAGAGTGGTCAAGATTTTGTCCCTGCTTGACCCAAAGACTGGAAAGGTGTCAAAGAAATCGCCAAGATGTCTGTTATCGAAGCAGAATGCTGTAATTGAG GTGGCTCTGGAAGAGGAGGTCTGCGTTGAAGAATACTCGAGATGTAAAGCCTTAGGAAGGGTATCCCTTAGAGCATCAGGGAGAACGATAGCGCTTGGTGTTGTTACTAAGATTGTACAAAATGAGCAGTAG
- the LOC140005964 gene encoding uncharacterized protein isoform X3 has translation MPRKGNYRVDYEDDYDAYEDYEYYDNDNDYDYGYNANENGVVPETKEIQEAAKIGIWRCPICTYDNEDDMSACEICGVLRNPLVKGHSKSSSGPDDLVSSGMHSSTLGSKANFKTSSSPDVSRKEKELKIEVEREITIEGHDSSSASTSKEKGPLLKIEGKRQTISGDMMKMSISSKSGSAKNANRARASVSAPFKPEKWMLPDQIEDKLSQLNLAIVGHVDSGKSTLSGRLLHLLGRISQKEFHKYEREAKQLGKGSFAYAWALDESAEERERGITMTVAVAFFDTKKYHIVLLDSPGHKDFVPNMISGATQADAAILVIDASVGAFEAGMDASGGQTREHTQLIRSFGADQIIVAVNKMDAVEYSRERFDIIKQKLGVFLRSCSFKESSILWIPMSAMENQNLVDVPSDTRLSWYQGLCLLDAIDSLQPPVRDYSKPLLLPICDVIKSQSQGQLSVVGKVENGALRSGYKVLVMPSGEIATVRSLERDNHVCNIARAGDNVTVSLQGVDPNRVTAGGVLCHPDFPVAVSKHFELKIVVLDVTTPILIGSQLEFHIHHTKEVARVVKILSLLDPKTGKVSKKSPRCLLSKQNAVIEVALEEEVCVEEYSRCKALGRVSLRASGRTIALGVVTKIVQNEQ, from the exons ATGCCTCGTAAGGGAAATTATCGAGTTGATTATGAAGATGACTATGATGCGTATGAAGATTATGAGTACTATGACAACGACAATGACTATGATTATGGTTACAATGCCAACGAAAATG GTGTAGTGCCTGAGACTAAGGAAATACAAGAAGCGGCGAAGATTGGGATTTGGCGCTGTCCAATATGTACATATGATAATGAAGATGATATGTCTGCATGTGAAATATGTGGGGTCCTTCGTAATCCACTGGTTAAGGGCCATAGTAAGAGTAGTTCTGGCCCAG ATGACTTGGTGTCAAGTGGAATGCATTCCTCCACACTGGGTTCTaaag CCAATTTTAAGACTTCTTCATCGCCAGATGtttctagaaaagaaaaagagcttAAGATTGAAGTAGAAAGAGAAATAACTATTGAAGGGCATGATAGCTCTTCTGCATCAACATCAAAGGAGAAGGGTCCTCTTTTAAAGATTGAGGGCAAACGTCAAACCATTTCTGGTGATATGATGAAGATGTCAATATCTTCGAAGTCTGGAAGTGCAAAAAATGCCAATCGTGCAAGAGCTTCGGTAAGTGCACCATTTAAGCCTGAGAAATGGATGCTTCCTGACCAGATTGAAGATAAATTGAGTCAACTAAATCTCGCAATT GTCGGCCACGTTGATTCTGGAAAGTCCACACTCTCAGGAAGACTGCTGCATCTTTTAGGGCGTATATCCCAGAAGGAATTTCACAAATATGAGAGAGAGGCCAAACAACTG GGAAAAGGGTCCTTTGCTTATGCATGGGCATTAGATGAGAGTGCTGAAGAAAGAGAAAGGGGGATAACTATGACTGTAGCTGTTGCATTCTTCGATACCAAAAAATATCACATTGTTCTACTTGACTCACCTGGCCACAAAGACTTTGTTCCAAACATGATATCTGGGGCAACACAGGCCGATGCTGCAATTCTTGTTATTGATGCTTCAGTGGGTGCATTTGAAGCAGGAATGGATGCTTCTGGAGGGCAAACAAGGGAGCACACACAACTGATTAGAAGCTTTGGCGCAGATCAGATTATAGTTGCAGTTAACAAAATGGATGCTGTGGAATACTCCAGGGAGAGATTTGATATTATTAAGCAGAAGCTGGGTGTATTTCTTCGCTCCTGCAGTTTCAAGGAATCTTCTATATTGTGGATTCCCATGAGTGCCATGGAAAACCAAAATTTGGTTGATGTTCCTTCTGATACACGATTATCCTG GTACCAGGGACTTTGTCTGTTGGATGCAATAGATTCTCTCCAGCCTCCTGTTAGGGACTATTCAAAGCCTCTACTTCTGCCAATTTGTGATGTTATAAAGTCACAATCACAAGGACAACTGTCTGTAGTGGGGAAAGTGGAGAATGGAGCTCTTCGTTCTGGATACAAG GTTTTAGTTATGCCATCTGGAGAAATAGCAACAGTGCGTTCTTTGGAACGGGACAACCATGTCTGCAACATTGCGAGAGCTGGAGATAATGTGACAGTCAGTCTGCAAGGTGTTGATCCGAATCGAGTGACAGCTGGGGGTGTGTTGTGTCACCCTGATTTCCCTGTTGCAGTTTCTAAGCATTTCGAATTAAAGATTGTTGTGCTGGATGTTACAACTCCAATTCTGATTGGTTCTCAG TTGgaatttcacatacatcacacaAAGGAGGTAGCTAGAGTGGTCAAGATTTTGTCCCTGCTTGACCCAAAGACTGGAAAGGTGTCAAAGAAATCGCCAAGATGTCTGTTATCGAAGCAGAATGCTGTAATTGAG GTGGCTCTGGAAGAGGAGGTCTGCGTTGAAGAATACTCGAGATGTAAAGCCTTAGGAAGGGTATCCCTTAGAGCATCAGGGAGAACGATAGCGCTTGGTGTTGTTACTAAGATTGTACAAAATGAGCAGTAG
- the LOC113742676 gene encoding zinc finger protein BRUTUS, with the protein MAAQGGEGGGGGVAVVLCGGAVSNALDSLSPAPAPDDGGTVEENSEQNSNSPILFFLFFHKAIRLELDCLHRSALAFATGKLVDIQSLVERYHFLRSIYKHHSNAEDEVIFPALDIRVKNVAPTYSLEHKGESDLFDHLFELLNPNKQKNENFARELASCSGALQTSIGQHMSKEEEQVFPLLIEKFSVEEQASLVWQFLCSIPVDKLKEFLPWLSFSISPDENEEMQKCLCRIIPREILLQQVIFSWIKHREPTTTVTSNSVSPQIQRSLYSCASKASHEHSGGKKCVCIPSRTGKRKHTVAVNDASDLDGDHPINEILHWHNAIKQELEDIADEARKIELCGDFSDLTSFYERLQFIAEVCIFHSVAEDKVIFPAVDGGVSFFEEHAEEESQFNELRCLIENIQNSGANSASAADFFTKLCSQADLIIETIKRHFQNEETEVLPLARMHFSFKRQRDLLYQSLSLMPLKLIERVLPWLVGYLTEDEARNFLKNMQLAAPPPDAALVTLYSGWACKGQHKGICLSSNVTGCLVRRYTNLDIEENYIRGSCPCTNVFQSERPVKRNLPIPSTEETLCGNSVDENSLHSAGNEQSCCVPGLGVNGNNLRLNTISTPKSFCPLSFSSSAPSLNSSLFIWETDNSSPGVDRIVHPIDTIFKFHKAILKDLEYLDVESGKLSYCDVTTLQQFVGRFQLLWGLYRAHSNAEDEIVFPALESKEALHNVSHSYTLDHKQEEELFEDISCVLCDLSELHEGMNRNSKIEDLNLTSLDNSVYGEDCWRKYTELATKLQGMCKSIRVSLHQHIYREELELWPLFGKHFSVEEQDKIVGRIIGTTGAEVLQSMLPWVTSALTQDEQNNLMDTLKQATRNTMFSEWLNDCYKRTPELSGQPDKSDSSSSSTGTQSQETLDQGDQMFKPGWKDIFRMNQTELESEIRKVHRDSTLDPRRKAYLIQNLMTSRWIASQQKSQVSMDENSVSDETLGLSPSFRDTHKQVFGCEHYKRNCKLRAACCGKLFTCRYCHDEVSDHSMERKATVEMMCMVCQKIQPIGPVCSTPSCNGFSMAKYYCSICKFFDDERDVYHCPSCNLCRLGKGLGVDVFHCMKCNCCLAMKLEDHKCLEKALETNCPICCEFLFTSSATVRCLPCGHYMHSACFQAYARSNYICPICSKSMGDMAVYFGMLDALLANEVLPDEYRSHQQDILCNDCQREGAAQFHWLYHKCGFCGSYNTRVIKAASANFECSTSNHEVEPS; encoded by the exons ATGGCCGCGCAGGGAGGAGAGGGAGGTGGAGGTGGAGTGGCGGTGGTGTTGTGTGGCGGAGCGGTTAGCAATGCGTTGGACTCGCTGTCTCCAGCTCCGGCGCCCGATGATGGAGGAACTGTGGAGGAAAATTCTGAGCAGAATTCGAATTCACCGATCctgttttttctattttttcataAGGCAATTAGGTTGGAGCTGGACTGTCTGCACCGCTCGGCGTTGGCGTTTGCGACTGGGAAATTGGTTGATATACAGTCGCTGGTGGAGCGGTACCATTTTCTTAGGTCAATTTATAAGCATCACTCGAATGCTGAAGATGAG GTCATTTTTCCAGCTCTTGATATACGTGTGAAGAATGTAGCCCCAACATACTCCCTGGAGCACAAAGGTGAAAGTGACCTTTTTGATCACTTGTTTGAGCTGCTAAATCCTAACAAACAGAAAAATGAGAATTTTGCAAGGGAGTTAGCATCTTGCAGTGGAGCACTCCAAACATCAATTGGCCAGCATATGTCCAAGGAAGAGGAACAG GTCTTTCCTCTGCTCATAGAAAAGTTCTCAGTTGAAGAGCAGGCATCCCTGGTTTGGCAGTTTTTGTGTAGCATTCCAGTAGATAAGCTGAAAGAATTCCTTCCCTGGCTTTCCTTTTCTATTTCACCTGATGAGAATGAGGAGATGCAGAAGTGCTTGTGTAGGATTATTCCAAGGGAAATACTCCTTCAACAG GTAATTTTCTCATGGATAAAACATAGAGAACCCACCACTACTGTTACAAGCAATAGTGTCAGCCCTCAGATCCAACGCTCCTTATATTCTTGTGCTAGCAAAGCGAGTCACGAACATTCGGGGGGAAAAAAGTGTGTATGTATACCTTCAAGGACTGGCAAAAGAAAACATACAGTTGCTGTGAATGATGCATCTGATTTGGATGGTGATCATCCGATAAATGAAATATTGCATTGGCATAATGCTATTAAACAAGAGCTAGAAGACATTGCAGATGAGGCTAGGAAAATTGAGCTCtgtggagatttttctgatctGACATCATTCTATGAAAGACTACAGTTTATTGCTGAGGTTTGCATCTTTCACAG TGTTGCTGAGGACAAAGTAATATTCCCTGCTGTAGATGGAGGAGTCTCCTTTTTCGAGGAGCATGCTGAGGAAGAAAGCCAATTTAATGAGCTACGGTGCTTGATTGAAAATATTCAGAATTCAGGTGCCAATTCAGCTTCAGCTGCTGACTTTTTCACCAAGCTATGTTCCCAAGCTGATTTAATAATTGAAACCATCAAGAGACACTTCCAAAATGAGGAAACAGAG gTTCTTCCTCTTGCTCGaatgcatttttccttcaaaagaCAGAGGGATCTTTTGTACCAGAGCCTGAGTTTGATGCCATTAAAGTTGATTGAGCGTGTCTTGCCATGGTTGGTAGGATATTTGACTGAGGATGAAGCAAGGAATTTCCTGAAGAATATGCAATTGGCAG CACCACCACCTGATGCTGCTTTGGTTACTCTATACTCTGGTTGGGCATGTAAAGGTCAACATAAAGGCATATGCTTGTCCTCTAATGTCACTGGCTGCTTGGTGAGACGATATACTAACCTTGATATAGAAGAGAACTACATCCGAGGATCCTGTCCATGCACAAATGTTTTTCAGAGTGAACGACCAGTAAAAAGAAATCTCCCAATTCCTAGTACAGAGGAGACTTTGTGTGGAAATTCAGTAGATGAAAACTCTCTTCATTCAGCTGGTAATGAACAGTCCTGTTGTGTTCCAGGGTTGGGAGTTAATGGTAATAATTTGCGACTGAACACTATTTCTACCCCAAAGTCTTTTTGTCCGCTGTCCTTCAGTTCTTCTGCACCTTCTCTTAACTCCAGCCTTTTTATCTGGGAGACTGATAATAGCTCTCCTGGTGTTGACCGCATCGTGCATCCAATTGATACTATATTTAAGTTTCATAAAGCAATACTGAAAGATTTGGAGTATTTAGATGTTGAATCTGGTAAGCTTAGTTACTGTGACGTGACTACCCTTCAGCAGTTCGTTGGAAGGTTCCAACTACTTTGGGGTTTATATAGAGCACATAGTAATGCCGAGGATGAAATAGTGTTCCCAGCACTTGAATCTAAAGAGGCCCTCCATAATGTAAGTCACTCCTATACATTAGACCATAAGCAGGAGGAAGAATTATTTGAAGACATATCTTGCGTGCTGTGTGACCTATCAGAACTTCATGAAGGCATGAATAGAAATAGTAAGATTGAGGATCTTAACCTGACTTCCTTAGATAATTCTGTCTACGGTGAGGATTGCTGGAGAAAATACACTGAGCTGGCAACAAAACTTCAAGGCATGTGCAAATCAATCAGAGTCAGCCTGCATCAGCATATATATCGGGAAGAACTTGAGCTCTGGCCTCTGTTTGGCAAACATTTTTCCGTGGAGGAGCAGGACAAAATTGTTGGTCGGATAATTGGAACCACTGGTGCTGAAGTACTTCAGTCAATGCTGCCTTGGGTGACTTCTGCTCTAACACAGGATGAACAAAATAATCTGATGGACACACTGAAGCAGGCTACAAGAAACACAATGTTCAGTGAATGGCTTAATGATTGCTATAAAAGAACTCCTGAATTATCTGGGCAACCTGACAAATCAGATAGCAGCAGTTCTAGTACAG GTACTCAGTCTCAGGAAACCTTGGATCAGGGTGATCAGATGTTTAAACCAGGTTGGAAAGATATTTTCCGCATGAATCAAACTGAACTTGAATCAGAGATTAGAAAGGTGCACAGAGACTCCACTCTTGATCCCAGGAGAAAAGCATACCTGATTCAGAATCTTATGACTAG tcgttggatagcTTCTCAGCAGAAATCACAAGTATCAATGGATGAAAATTCAGTCAGTGACGAAACTCTTGGACTTTCACCTTCATTTCGGGATACACATAAACAAGTTTTTGGGTGTGAACACTATAAGAGAAACTGTAAACTCCGTGCTGCTTGCTGTGGGAAGTTGTTCACATGTAGATACTGTCATGATGAAGTGAGCGACCACTCCATGGAAAG GAAAGCAACAGTAGAGATGATGTGTATGGTTTGCCAGAAGATTCAACCAATTGGCCCAGTTTGCTCAACACCTTCATGCAATGGATTTTCCATGGCAAAATACTATTGCAGCATATGCAAATTTTTTGATGATGAAAG GGATGTTTATCATTGTCCATCTTGCAATTTATGCCGTCTTGGGAAGGGTCTTGGAGTTGACGTTTTTCACTGCATGAAATGCAATTGTTGTCTGGCTATGAAGTTGGAAGATCACAAGTGCTTGGAGAAGGCTCTGGAGACAAATTGCCCCATTTGCTGTGAATTTTTGTTCACTTCCAGCGCAACAGTTAGATGTCTACCTTGTGGTCATTACATGCATTCAGCATGCTTTCAG GCATATGCTCGCAGTAACTATATATGTCCAATATGCAGTAAATCCATGGGTGACATGGCG GTATACTTTGGCATGCTCGATGCTTTGCTGGCCAATGAGGTGCTTCCAGACGAATATAGGAGCCATCAGCAG GATATCCTCTGTAACGATTGTCAGCGGGAAGGTGCAGCTCAATTCCATTGGTTATATCACAAGTGTGGATTCTGTGGATCATATAATACAAGGGTCATCAAGGCTGCATCTGCAAATTTTGAATGCTCTACATCCAATCATGAGGTTGAACCCTCTTGA
- the LOC113741548 gene encoding uncharacterized protein, with amino-acid sequence MDGTAERSLHNFILHSQLKWGRQKHLRCVKSSHTSSSTSASPSPKKTPKGKLTMHSATIIASGRGDTTTDIEAVREKLVTDLKVTIDNHLKLRMFDDQEKEKKSHKYRREDNKKPFEEGLPWNLRSRLAIGKAGHGVSNVGLSPAMLQSQKWNGGEASKSLGGLQRPKFSATLSNEEIETDFLLMTGANPPRRPKKRSRSLQKSLQKHLDRLFPGSWLNVITPESYKVLEHLEPKQADK; translated from the exons ATGGATGGTACTGCGGAAAGAAGCCTTCATAACTTCATATTACACTCTCAGCTCAAATGGGGTCGCCAAAAGCATCTCCGATGTGTCAAATCATCCCATACCTCCTCCTCTACCTCAGCCAGTCCCTCTCCAAAAAAAACCCCTAAAGGAAAACTTACCATGCACTCAGCAACAATAATTGCAAGTGGAAGAGGAGACACAACCACCGACATTGAAGCTGTACGTGAGAAGCTGGTGACCGACCTCAAAGTCACGATAGATAATCACCTGAAACTGAGGATGTTCGATgatcaagagaaagaaaaaaaatcccatAAGTATCGTCGGGAGGATAACAAAAAACCCTTTGAGGAGGGGTTGCCCTGGAACTTGCGAAGTCGTCTGGCTATCGGTAAGGCTGGGCATGGTGTGTCAAACGTAGGTTTGTCCCCCGCCATGCTGCAGTCACAGAAATGGAATGGTGGGGAGGCTAGCAAGAGTTTAGGGGGGCTGCAAAGGCCAAAGTTCTCAGCCACTCTTTCAAATGAAGAGATTGAGACCGACTTCTTGCTCATGACTGGGGCAAATCCACCTCGTAGGCCTAAGAAAAGGTCTAGGTCGCTTCAGAAGTCGCTTCAGAAACACCTTGAT AGATTGTTTCCTGGTTCTTGGCTGAATGTGATAACACCAGAGAGTTATAAAGTTCTGGAGCATCTTGAACCAAAG CAGGCCGACAAATGA